Proteins encoded together in one Miscanthus floridulus cultivar M001 chromosome 16, ASM1932011v1, whole genome shotgun sequence window:
- the LOC136513535 gene encoding fasciclin-like arabinogalactan protein 11, with protein MAAVARTTSLLAAALAAFLALTAVPAVLCQAPGPAAPKGPPNVTAILEKGGQYTTFIRLMKSTQQDTQLNSQLNNSFGSGYTVFAPTDNAFASLKPGTLNKLSQQEQVSLVQFHVLPEFYSLDSFETASNPVRTQASGSDGPYTLNITADSNSQVNVSTGVVATRLGTALRATQPLAVYSVDTVLLPNELFGVKPPVSAPPAPSKKPAKGGSVAEAPAGGSADSAPSGAAARGARVTGWSSLASLLLGAAACTLL; from the coding sequence ATGGCGGCGGTGGCAAGAACAACGAGCCTCCTTGCGGCGGCGTTGGCGGCGTTCCTGGCGCTGACGGCGGTGCCGGCGGTGCTGTGCCAGGCGCCGGGGCCGGCGGCACCCAAGGGCCCACCGAACGTGACGGCGATCCTGGAGAAAGGCGGGCAGTACACGACCTTCATCCGCCTGATGAAGTCGACGCAGCAGGACACGCAGCTCAACAGCCAGCTGAACAACTCGTTCGGGAGCGGGTACACGGTGTTCGCGCCCACCGACAACGCCTTCGCCAGCCTCAAGCCGGGCACGCTGAACAAGCTGTCGCAGCAGGAGCAGGTGTCGCTGGTGCAGTTCCACGTCCTGCCGGAGTTCTACTCCCTCGACTCCTTCGAGACCGCCAGCAACCCCGTCCGCACGCAGGCGTCGGGCTCCGACGGGCCCTACACGCTCAACATCACCGCCGACAGCAACAGCCAGGTGAACGTGTCCACGGGCGTCGTCGCCACCCGCCTCGGCACCGCACTGCGCGCGACGCAGCCGCTCGCCGTCTACTCCGTCGACACCGTGCTGCTGCCCAACGAACTGTTCGGTGTCAAGCCCCCGGTGTCGGCGCCGCCCGCGCCCTCCAAGAAGCCCGCCAAGGGGGGATCCGTCGCCGAGGCGCCCGCCGGCGGCTCGGCCGACTCGGCGCCCTCTGGAGCGGCCGCGCGCGGCGCCAGGGTCACCGGCTGGAGCTCGCTGGCCTCTCTGCTCCTGGGTGCCGCCGCCTGCACCCTGTTGTAA